atatccaggttggagaaacctgggttgatataccgagttgataaccgccgtcgtgtgaccgcttagcgtgattgcaattgtcccgcttagtgaatctggataaggaaaagatatcctggatatgttgaacttgcttcgtagtacaggcccctggccTAAACGCTCTATGCAGTTATGTAGTCAGTGCCACAACTGCTAAGGATCATGATCACAAGGGTCCCAGCTGGGGATCAGCTCAATTTATCAAACGCATAAAGATACTGCAACCTTTCGTTATGAAAGTtaatcaatttattttttttccccaaataaataaagagatttattcataattaatttgtCCATCTCTATTATATGTGTCTGTCCCTCCAGTTGCCAGCAGTCTGTGTGATTTTATGTTTGCAATTGGAGTGCTTTTTAGGCCACAAACAAAATCTTCTTTTGGGCCACCAAAATTCCTGGACCGGCCCTGCTCACTAGTTTACATTTTACATATCTTATATTAATTGAAGAATCTGTATTGGGAAAATTAGTTATCGAGCAGTCAATGAACGCATCCAGCCAAACAATATGACCCGTCATATGACCCTTCTGAAGACCACAGTGGGCACTTGTATGTAATCATAAATAACTATTTTTCCTAACTTATTACACAGCTGTTTTTGctcatttttaaatgttgcttTCTGCCTGCAGACCCCCTCGCGATCTTGACTCTAAAGCTTGTGTGACAATTGGAGATCAGGTAATGCTGCATTTTCTCAGAAGCCATCTGCTCATTTTCTGCTCTGCTGGAGAAAAATACCTTGGTGTAAATTCTGTCTCCTTGTGCAGAACTTCGTGGTGAAGGCAGATGACTTGGAGCAGATTGAAGAGCTGGGGAGGGGAGCGTATGGAGTGGTGGATAAGATGAAACATGTGCCTACTGGTGTCATAATGGCTGTCAAGGTGAGCTGGGAAGTGGATACTCTGATTACTTGAGGTTCCACTTTTGGAAGTGCACCATTACCTGCATATGTATCTGCTGTATGGTGTTTTGTGTCTTCCAGAGGATTCGTGCCACAGTCAACACTCTGGAGCAGAAGAGGCTTCTGATGGACCTGGACATTTCCATGAGGACCGTGGACTGTTTCTTTACTGTGACATTCTATGGTGCCCTTTTTAGAGAGGTGCGACTAGATTGTAAGTCTCTTACATTTATTATTGCCTTGTCCCTCTTTTTCTGAtcatcttcctttttttatttatttttttcagggtGATGTTTGGATCTGTATGGAACTGATGGACACATCTTTGGATAAGTTCTATAAGAAGGTTatagaaaaaggcaaaaacattccTGAGGACATTTTGGGCAAGATTACAGTAGCCGTATGTTCCGTCTCCTATTATTTTGCAATAGAATATAAAGTTATAGAGACAATGCTTGCTTTCTAACAGAAAGTATTTTcaatctgcattttttttttttaagtgcaaacATTGATTGCAATCATTGAAAACCCACGGAAGACTTTAACTTTCTTTCTCAGTTTACTCGTCTGTTTACTCCACAGATTGTCAAGGCATTAGAGCATCtgcacaacaacctgtcagtgaTACACAGAGGTAATCAGAAGATCAAACAATCTTCACAGtggatatttgttttaatttgccATCGTTGCTTTAATCTGTGTTTGACTGCTATATTTTCTCTGTTTCATATTCCCATCTGTCTCCAGATGTGAAGCCCTCCAATGTGCTGATCAACACTCAGGGCCAAGTGAAGATGTGTGACTTTGGCATCAGTGGCCATCTGGTGGACTCAGTGGCCAAAACGATGGATGCAGGCTGTAAGCCCTACATGGCGGTGAGTGCACGCCATGTAGCAGTGTAAGGGGGAGCTCTACTAGTCGGGGGCCCCGGGGCAAAATAAGGACCGTTTGGTTCAGATTCTCGCAAATTCGCCAAATTTGGCACAGATGTTGTCCATACCATACTTAATCATTTTAAGATGGGTGCCAAGATTGGCGCCCCATGGTGCTGCCATATTTCGCAATCCAATATGGCTGCCACCCCCAAAAAACGGAAAGGCCTAGAATCATAAATGATACCAATTTTTATGGGTTTTCTGGATCGTAGAATCTGATTCTGGTGTTATTTCAATGATTTGAGGTCAAGATTACCCCTCAAGGTCAAGGTTACTCATCAAAGTTAGTATATAAAGATAATATCGGGGTAAAATCCAGTATTTTTGGGTCGCCATGCCAGCTTCTACccccaaaagttttttttttcttctcattataAGCAATACTCAAAGTTAACATAAAGGTCATTTTGGGGTcattaaaaaaatcttaaaaatttGCCATTTAACCTATTTTCAAACTTGTCAGAGACAAAGTCCGACATTCTTCAATGCCTCAATGCTAGCACAGGTCGTGCAGCTTCTGCCAAACAAGTTACCGTTGTGGTGTTGGATATGGCAGCAGTCATCCACATGGTGCGCCCCACAACAGCAAAGACATTCAGCGAGTATGTCTTGCTCAACATTATGCCATTCCTGGAGGCCAAAATGACAACTAGTACCCAACGCATTGATGCTGTATGGGACAACTACTCAGAGGAAAATAACCTAAAATATCTGACACAGAAACGACGTGGGAATGGTTCACGGACAAAAGTAGGTGATGGTAGCACTCCAATCCCTAAGCATGAATGGAACAGTGGCTTCCTAAAAAAACGAGGACAACAAAAAGGAGCTCTTCTCATTCATCAGCACACAGATCTCAAAGAATGACATGCGTGGAAAGCTCCTTCTGACTACCCGCTTTGAGACTGTGCTCTCCAAcatgccttgtgatgtcacaaaacTTCAGAAGTGCAACCATTCTGAGGCAGACACCTCCAGATGCAGATCCTCAGGGTCATACAACAGCCTATGTTCGCACCGTAGAAGGCGATGTTGTCATTTTGGCAATCCGGTTTTTCGAGACCCTTGGCCTAACAGAGCTCTGGGTGGGTTTTGGTACTGGTCGAAAATATTGTGACATACCAGTCCATACCATCTACTCTGATCTCGGTCCATCAAAGTCCTTGGCACTACCCCTCTTTCACAGCTTAACAGGATGTGACACAACTTCCCAGTttcttggatgtggcaagaagACAGCTTGGGCAGCCTGGAGAAGCATACCAGACCTCACCAACACACTAGTTGCTCTCTCACACACCCCTGACCTCTTCAGTCTTGAGTCTGTGCATATGCAGAACATTGAGCGTTTCGTCGTCCTCATGTACAGCAAGGGGTGTGGTGCAGCTGGTGTCAATGAGGCCAGACATCGCCTCTTCACCACTGGAAGTAGATCACTGGAAAACCTCCCACCTACCCAAGCTGCATTGTTCCAGCATGTCAAGCGAGCGCTACTGCAGGCAAGTTTCTACTGGAATCAGGCAACCTCGGTCCAGCAGGAAATTCCTGAATTCAGTGAGTGGGGCTGGAACAAAGATGGCACTGGCACATGGCAACCACTGTGGACCACTCTTAATGATGCATCAGCAGCATGTGACCTTCTTGTACGCTGTGGCTGCCTCAAGGGATGCATGGGAAGGTGCAAATGCAATCGTATCGGTGTCCGATGCACAATCCTCTGCAAATGCGAAGGTGGGTGCCTTAATAACGAAGATGACAGCCATTAACTCCCCGCTTTGCAAGGAATGGAGACACAATAAAGAATGTGAATGACATTTTGAAGTTTTACGGAATAACTATTTTGATTACATTGTCCCCTACTGTCAGTTGTTTAGTTAAAGTTGAAGTTGTGCTTGTGGacttgtgggaaaaaaaagaagaaaaaaaaaggctgtgtCCCTAAACacgttttgtttgtctttttctgttggcacatatacattttaattgaaaattgtttgttattcgtttgtttattataaacaataatcTACTGTTTTGAGTTGTGAAACATTGATACATACACACAAGTATAgcttataatgaaaaaaaaaaaaaaaaaaaagatgttttggGCGTAGCATCTAGCATGGCACACCAAAAATACTGGATTTTACCCCTATATTGCCTTTATATACCAACTTTGATGAGTAAAATTGACCTTGAGCGGTAATATTGACCTCAAATCATTGAAATAACACCAGAATCAGATTCTACGATccagaaaacacataaaaagtgGTATAATTTATGATTCTAGGCCTTTccgttttttggggggtggcaGCCATATTGGATTGCGCAATATGGCAGCACCATGGGGCGCCAATCTTGGCACCCATCTTAAAATGATTAAGTATGGTATGGACAACATCTGTGCCAAATTTGGCGAATTTGCGAGAATCTGAACCAAAATATCCCCGGGGCCCCAGACTATACCCTAAACATGTAAATTGGCCTTTAAGCTTTCAATCATTTTGTctgaatatatatattcacaaataggggtgggtattgggaaggacctcacgatacgatacgcatcacgatacttgagccacgatacaatacacattgcgatatcccgattatgcgatatcccgattattatattctacatagttcaccgaaaaatttaaaaatgcattacacatatgaaattaacattaaatttagtatgaggtttctttaattttgtggcaaatgataataaacacaagaaagatgggtactaaaaccaaggacaggcacagtgatcagtcagtatagatataaatccataaataaataaacctctgtccattatttttcattttttaaggacaggcaattgtgttgtataaaaaataaataataaaatgaaataaaacgtgaaataaaaccggagctcagtgcagggccctgcaggggttggtagagagtggcaatgcccaggactgtcacttaggtaggagcactgggtgatataatgggaaaaaaatcggggataaaaaatatttaaaaaaataaaataaaaatcgatattcaaattttgaatatcgatattgaatcggctggaaaagtatcgcgatatattgccatatcgatatttttgcccacccctattcACAAAAATACCATTAGTCCACGTCTCTCCATGATTTTCAATCAAATGATTCAGATTTCTGTCTTGTATTAGATTGTAGAGAGATGTCTTTAAGAATAGAGTGCAGAAGAATCCTCATACAGTTTTTCTGCCACTCATGGTGCTAATGTATCTTTCAGCCTGAGCGAATCAACCCCGACCTCAACCAGAAAGGCTACAGTGTCAAGTCAGACATATGGAGTCTGGGCATCACTATGGTGAGTGAGATTACATTGCAACATTTAGTTAATTTTTCTTCTACTCACTGAACAATGCTGAACGAAGTCAGTGCTATTTATGGTACATAAGATTTTCGAGGAATTATGAATAACTACGTAAATCCTCTGTTACTGACGTCTTTTTACCAGTGATGCATCATAAGTTTAAAAGAAGATAAAGATGTTGATAAAGTTTACAAGCATGTTTTTGTTCTGCTGGGTAACAAATGCTGTCATGTGTTCTCACAGTTTTGCTGAATTGAATCGTACTCTAAACAATACGTCACGGTTTCTTGATTAATAGGAAGTGTTTCACGACAGTATTGACgtgatatgttttttatttacatttttggttgtaaAATGCATCTCAGAGTGTGTAGTTCCAGTCAGCTTAAGACATAGTTTTGTTATATATCCTTGAATAATGCTAAGTCATGATGACCTTTGGCAATTTGAATAACTGCCACGTGGATGCCGTGTTATAAGGATTCTGTTTTCAGTTAATATATTTGTACATGGTTTGTTAACTGACAGAATTTCTGTCATTTCTGTCACCCCCTTCTTTATAGATCGAGCTGGCCATTTTGAAATTCCCCTATGACACATGGGGGACCCCGTTCCAACAGCTCAAACAGGTGGTGGATGAGCCATCTCCACAGCTGCCTGCAGATCGTTTCTCCCCAGACTTTGTAGACTTCATATCCCAGTGGTGAGCATCATACGAGCTGGAAATACTATGACTCATGTTGATGCTCAGGTTTAAGACAAAAAGACATGTCATCTAGGCCCAGCAGGGGTCAGTGTTTGCTCACTGTTCTTTGAAAGAGGAGAAATACGCATTTTGCACTGCAACATGGCTTTTTGTGCTTTTGCATTtactatttttgttgtttttttttttggaatacAGCTTAAGAAAGAAGCCAAATGAAAGACCAGCTTATACAGAATTAATGGTGAGTTGACTTAACATTTTATTGCTTTCTCAGCCACTTGCACACAGTGGACATCCGGTAAAGAGACACTGGTGTTTCCTTCTTTATTCCACCTCCACTCTCCAGTTGTGCATTGGCAATATTCCCTTTCCAGTGTTTGCTTCCACAAAGCATTACGGCTTTCAGCAATGCAGAGGCGGCCCTTTTCCTCTGCTTTACGTCCGGTCAGCAACAAATCGCTAATGTTTATAGACACTGGCTACTacattaaaggagacctattatggcatctaatacctattttaaacaggccttgaatgtctttaaaaacaagcttttgattttttttgctaaataaattagaaattcagcctctgagccatgtctacAGCATCtcagtctctaacctccttatctatgcgggattctgagtgagcagggcggctatgataatgaggctctgtgctgattggctgcctgaatgacgcgatacactgctatggaaaaatggtggaagctcctgccggcagggttgttgttgttgttccggccagagttagttgtgggtgtggtttcacggatcggaggccaacctatgtaaatcgctcccgtcgttacgtaacgacaggagcagaatctgaacggctcgtagatccacatcacactggacggctcatccaggcggctgtacagacactgcagaatttggttgctttcctccttctctgagttggcaggctgaggggagaccactttatatatatgttaaagcaagaaaaaacgtgtttttcataataggtcccctttaagttactACTGGATAAAcaggattaaaagaaaaaaaaagaatcaactaCCTGGTTGTACATAGGCAGAAAAACACGGGAGGAACAGGAACAATTTAAACAGCCCAGGGTGGCAGAATAAAGTTGCTAGTGGGGCTTAGAATAcattaagggcctgatttactaaaggtttgcgtgtgtaaaaacgtgtgcaaacttgacatcacccgcaaaccaatgtgcaagctgatctactaacagcgtgcaaagaggactgcgcctctcaaatgagcaaaatagcacacgcaatccatttaccgtagtacttttgccctgatgaataatcaatatcgggcgtacccgccagaatgcgctaaatactgggaggggaaaatgcaaataggttaatttaccacacacaatgagatttaccaagcctgaaagtaattgcggggattgtgattgcgtctgtatttaatacgtcgaaaggaaggtgctaatctgcccagcattacgcaccgatggctgctgttattgtggtgttgtgccgtattcagcacccctgctgtgaaaagcaccccctcatacacattcacacatacacgtacttaggagtttatattatatatatttacaaatattatggaagacaacacagtaagcagcctattaattaatgacatcaataaccatttacccgatttttgttatctgtgactgtgattgtgggaaagtatgactattgtggaatccatgagcgcatttaaacatgaatcattaacacaaaactggacgctaaacagaacgtgacacggaatgagaatatcatttttgtcattgtgtgtacgttgtcatttggggtaaattaaacatgagcatttagtcctttttgacatttactcgtgaataagagatctgtgggtaatatatgtcgacgagggggtgcttttcacggcaggggtgctgaatacggcacaacacttttggtaatgtttaaatttctttgctgtagttcatgaatgtgtttatttgcctcttccactaatatttctaactccaccgcgtcaaatttcattttgcgcttgcgatcctgctttccatccagactctccatggcgcaaacagacacgcaacacctcatttaaatactgctgtttgcacctgttatcaattgcgcgagcattcttagttgatcacccgcagaacacacaacaacagcacgtgcaaactttttcagtgcacacgcaatttagtactctttatttaggatcttagtaaatcgggccctgtaGTTTATTTACACCTTTGCtgcaatttcttttttctccacaagAGGGTAGGATTTCACCATTAAACTAACCATACTATGACCTGCACAGTATATTTCCCATGTAAATGTTAACACATGCATGATTTATATCAGACTTTCTCACACAAAAGCATTTTCTTTAATTGTTCTTAACTCTTATTGTCATTCAGAAACATCAATTCTTCACCCTGCATGACTCCAAAGAGACAGACGTGGCCAGTTTTGTCAAGGTCATCCTGGATGCCTGATGGTCTCCCTCCAAGCTCCAGCTCGTCAGCATAGGCAGGACGCAAACAAACCAATGGCCCtactgtttggttttttttgttgtttttttttttttttttcttttaaactcaCTGGAATGACAGACTTTCATGCACCCAGACACAACAGGGGGATGACCCAAAGACTGACAACAGCCCAGCAGCACTGGAAGTGGGAGAGTGGTGGTCATATGAACTCACGCGGTCCACAAGAGAGATTTCATTCACTCATCCAAGCTTCCTGTG
This window of the Cololabis saira isolate AMF1-May2022 chromosome 21, fColSai1.1, whole genome shotgun sequence genome carries:
- the LOC133421715 gene encoding dual specificity mitogen-activated protein kinase kinase 6-like, which produces MSLSKGGKKKSSGPKLPKEVFSPPPPEATAPPRDLDSKACVTIGDQNFVVKADDLEQIEELGRGAYGVVDKMKHVPTGVIMAVKRIRATVNTLEQKRLLMDLDISMRTVDCFFTVTFYGALFREGDVWICMELMDTSLDKFYKKVIEKGKNIPEDILGKITVAIVKALEHLHNNLSVIHRDVKPSNVLINTQGQVKMCDFGISGHLVDSVAKTMDAGCKPYMAPERINPDLNQKGYSVKSDIWSLGITMIELAILKFPYDTWGTPFQQLKQVVDEPSPQLPADRFSPDFVDFISQCLRKKPNERPAYTELMKHQFFTLHDSKETDVASFVKVILDA